One segment of Leptospiraceae bacterium DNA contains the following:
- a CDS encoding FAD-dependent oxidoreductase, protein MQFKEIFEPINLNKTTLPNRIIMGSMHLGLEGLPETAERMIAFYGKRFDGGVGMITTGGISINHPGKGNNVFFNFEKEEDCKELEKVNLGLKGKGIFCAQLFHAGRYAYHRELVAPSAIRAPINRFVPHALTEEEAWKTIEDFGKSALRAQQVGFGAVEIMGSEGYLINQFFSAVTNQRDDYFGGTSEKRMNFGIEALKKTRELVGPDFPIIYRMSGIDLIPGNPTLDEVLEMAKQLRDNGADALNIGIGWHESRIPTISMLVPRGAWAKIAKKIKDATPGIPIIASNRVNTPETIQRILQDQEADIVSMARPMLADPEFVNKVKAGKPERVNTCIACNQACLDHTFKELMVSCLVNPEANREIEFSKMPKGNKRKVVVVGSGPGGMESARVAASLGHDVTILERSNKLGGQLNMAASIPGKFEFKETIRYFEHELKALGVNIKLNSNCTLETLESMNPDAVIFATGVRPRDFKLPGIEKKKVGSYVEYLNGQFTPGEKIAIIGGGGIGCDSAHKLLEDHDPTIDEYFSKYNVPTFTDVHILPHTPKRKLSILRRSGKVGAGLGTTTGWALLQELQSSGVEFYTSLSYKEVRDEGLVIELKSSGEKIIECDTILICAGQDREDLLANSYKEKHPEKQIFVIGGAKETSGLDAKRAILEGSMAAREIGI, encoded by the coding sequence ATGCAATTCAAAGAAATTTTTGAGCCAATTAATCTAAATAAAACAACCTTACCAAACAGAATTATCATGGGTTCAATGCACTTAGGTTTAGAAGGTCTTCCGGAAACAGCTGAAAGAATGATCGCATTTTATGGAAAACGTTTTGATGGTGGTGTCGGCATGATTACTACGGGAGGGATTTCCATAAACCATCCTGGAAAAGGAAATAACGTTTTTTTTAATTTCGAAAAGGAAGAAGACTGTAAAGAACTAGAAAAAGTTAATTTAGGTTTAAAAGGAAAAGGAATATTTTGCGCACAATTATTTCACGCGGGTCGTTATGCATATCATAGAGAACTTGTAGCTCCATCGGCAATTCGTGCACCTATCAATCGATTTGTTCCTCACGCACTCACAGAAGAAGAAGCTTGGAAAACTATAGAAGACTTCGGAAAATCAGCATTACGCGCCCAACAAGTAGGTTTTGGTGCTGTAGAAATTATGGGAAGTGAAGGTTATTTGATTAACCAATTTTTTTCCGCTGTGACCAATCAAAGAGATGATTACTTTGGTGGAACTTCCGAAAAAAGAATGAACTTTGGAATTGAAGCTTTAAAGAAAACGAGAGAGTTAGTAGGTCCTGATTTTCCAATCATATACCGCATGTCAGGAATTGATTTAATTCCAGGAAATCCTACTCTCGATGAAGTTTTAGAAATGGCAAAACAACTTAGGGATAACGGTGCGGATGCGCTCAATATTGGAATTGGTTGGCATGAATCTAGAATTCCAACTATCAGCATGTTAGTTCCTCGCGGTGCTTGGGCGAAAATTGCAAAAAAAATAAAAGACGCCACACCCGGTATTCCAATTATCGCATCCAACCGTGTGAACACTCCTGAGACAATCCAAAGAATTTTACAAGACCAAGAAGCGGATATTGTAAGTATGGCGCGTCCAATGCTTGCTGATCCAGAATTTGTAAATAAAGTAAAAGCGGGAAAACCAGAAAGAGTCAATACCTGTATCGCTTGTAACCAAGCTTGTTTAGATCATACGTTTAAGGAGCTAATGGTATCTTGCCTCGTTAACCCTGAGGCTAATCGAGAAATCGAATTTTCAAAAATGCCAAAAGGGAATAAAAGGAAAGTCGTTGTAGTTGGCTCTGGTCCCGGTGGAATGGAGTCTGCTAGAGTAGCAGCAAGTTTAGGACACGATGTAACTATATTAGAAAGATCTAATAAACTCGGGGGACAACTCAACATGGCTGCGAGTATCCCAGGAAAATTTGAATTCAAAGAAACGATTCGGTATTTCGAACATGAACTAAAAGCTCTTGGGGTAAATATCAAGTTAAACTCCAACTGCACACTTGAGACTTTGGAATCAATGAATCCAGATGCTGTGATATTTGCGACAGGCGTTAGACCCAGAGATTTCAAACTTCCAGGAATTGAAAAGAAAAAAGTAGGAAGTTATGTAGAATATCTAAATGGACAATTTACTCCCGGAGAAAAAATTGCAATCATCGGTGGTGGAGGAATTGGTTGTGACTCTGCTCATAAACTTTTAGAAGACCACGATCCAACTATTGACGAATATTTCAGTAAATACAATGTCCCTACTTTTACAGACGTTCACATTCTTCCACATACACCAAAGCGCAAACTTTCTATTTTGCGTCGTTCAGGAAAAGTTGGGGCGGGACTTGGAACGACTACTGGTTGGGCACTTCTCCAAGAATTGCAATCTTCCGGAGTAGAATTTTACACTTCCCTAAGTTACAAAGAAGTTAGAGACGAAGGTTTAGTTATAGAATTAAAATCATCCGGCGAAAAAATTATCGAATGTGATACCATTCTAATTTGTGCAGGTCAAGATAGAGAAGATTTACTTGCTAATTCTTATAAAGAAAAACACCCTGAAAAACAAATTTTTGTAATCGGTGGAGCGAAAGAAACTTCTGGACTTGATGCTAAGCGAGCGATATTGGAAGGAAGTATGGCTGCGCGAGAGATTGGTATTTAG
- a CDS encoding formylglycine-generating enzyme family protein → MEFALIPAGEFLMGCTPGDKKCINDESAPVHKVKLPRSYYMGVYEVTQAQWKAVMGSNPSWFQGEKCPEKNRNCDNYPVEQVSWNDVQKFIKKLILLDPSKKYRLPTEAEWEYAARGGTTTKYFWGDKMDEAYVWYDANSYIINSPHPVGLKKPNAFGLYDILGNIWEWTADWFGDYSSYDQVNPKGPKSGTHRAFRGGSWDGDASVCDVSVHRIYNLGSRHYSRGFRLVTFP, encoded by the coding sequence ATGGAATTCGCTCTTATACCTGCCGGTGAATTTCTTATGGGATGCACGCCTGGTGATAAAAAATGTATAAACGACGAATCAGCACCAGTACACAAAGTAAAGCTACCAAGGTCCTATTATATGGGTGTGTATGAAGTAACACAAGCACAGTGGAAAGCTGTAATGGGCTCAAACCCAAGTTGGTTTCAAGGAGAAAAATGTCCGGAAAAAAACAGGAACTGCGATAATTATCCTGTAGAACAAGTAAGCTGGAATGATGTGCAGAAGTTTATCAAGAAATTGATTTTACTTGATCCTAGTAAAAAATACCGTTTACCGACCGAAGCCGAGTGGGAATATGCTGCACGTGGTGGCACTACTACAAAGTATTTCTGGGGCGATAAAATGGATGAAGCTTATGTTTGGTATGACGCAAATTCATATATAATAAATAGTCCTCATCCAGTTGGACTAAAAAAACCAAATGCCTTTGGTCTTTATGATATACTAGGAAATATCTGGGAATGGACAGCAGATTGGTTTGGAGATTATTCATCTTATGACCAAGTAAATCCTAAAGGACCGAAATCAGGCACTCATCGCGCATTCCGTGGCGGCAGCTGGGACGGCGACGCCAGTGTTTGTGATGTTTCGGTTCATCGCATTTATAATTTGGGTAGCAGGCATTACAGTCGAGGTTTCCGGCTTGTTACTTTTCCATAA
- a CDS encoding formylglycine-generating enzyme family protein, protein MKLLIKLLFFLLVVTSDRMFADDGKTFTNSIGMEFVLIPAGDFLMGCSPGDNNCNKEEKPAHNVKLTNDYYMGKYPVTQGQWKAVMGKNPSWFQRKRCPEKNKNCDNYPVEQVNLDDLQEFIKKLNSSEPGKNYRLPTEAEWEYAARGGTTTNYYWGNEMDGDYAWYKANSNGKTHPVGLKKPNAFGLYDTSGNVWEWTSDTFRKYSSSDEVDPEEDMGNEDHAGRGGSWDTEAVRCRVTSRSKWEWDSIYDLDGDEDEGDQHLGLRLSFSPFKKRKRWLVNVSQIPSEWNSLLYLPVNFLWDARLVIKNV, encoded by the coding sequence ATGAAATTATTGATAAAACTGTTATTTTTCTTATTAGTCGTTACAAGCGATAGAATGTTTGCGGATGACGGCAAAACTTTTACCAATAGCATCGGCATGGAATTTGTCCTCATACCTGCAGGAGATTTTCTAATGGGCTGTTCACCCGGTGATAATAATTGTAATAAAGAAGAAAAACCTGCGCATAATGTAAAGCTTACAAATGACTATTATATGGGCAAATATCCAGTGACACAGGGTCAGTGGAAAGCTGTAATGGGCAAAAATCCAAGTTGGTTTCAGCGTAAAAGATGTCCTGAGAAAAACAAGAACTGTGATAATTATCCTGTAGAGCAAGTAAACCTTGATGATTTGCAGGAGTTTATCAAGAAATTAAATTCCAGTGAACCGGGTAAAAATTACCGTTTACCGACAGAAGCCGAATGGGAGTATGCAGCACGCGGAGGCACAACAACAAACTATTACTGGGGAAATGAGATGGATGGAGATTATGCTTGGTATAAAGCTAATTCAAATGGTAAAACTCATCCAGTTGGCTTAAAGAAACCGAATGCCTTTGGTCTTTATGATACTTCTGGCAATGTATGGGAATGGACATCAGATACATTTAGAAAATATTCATCTTCTGATGAGGTAGATCCGGAAGAGGATATGGGTAATGAGGATCATGCTGGTCGCGGCGGCAGTTGGGACACCGAAGCAGTGCGTTGTCGTGTCACAAGTCGTTCCAAATGGGAATGGGATTCCATTTATGATCTCGACGGGGATGAAGACGAAGGAGACCAGCATTTGGGTTTACGCCTATCGTTTTCTCCTTTTAAAAAAAGGAAACGGTGGTTAGTAAACGTTTCACAAATACCCTCGGAATGGAATTCGCTCTTATACCTGCCGGTGAATTTCTTATGGGATGCACGCCTGGTGATAAAAAATGTATAA
- a CDS encoding DUF559 domain-containing protein, producing MLPFNKNSKEKARKLRNNMTLAEKKIWYDLLAKDELTGLAVWTVGCNPLSIR from the coding sequence ATGCTACCCTTCAACAAAAACTCCAAAGAAAAAGCCCGCAAGCTAAGAAACAACATGACCCTTGCGGAGAAAAAAATCTGGTATGATTTATTAGCAAAGGATGAATTAACAGGATTAGCCGTATGGACAGTGGGTTGCAACCCACTGTCCATACGGTGA
- a CDS encoding tetratricopeptide repeat protein, which yields MANIQNIEKIPSELQDLVAAGLSSALERGKLGNTPIDFFQIENSLSGGKTGAAVLVARYGISGKEKTGSTFIRVLKIAPKDVCQSENEGYEKTKETLLDIFSQVEYFPSDEFVYTETHHTDKDHRRDEAQRRDEAQRRDETQRRDLINQVLTLGVPTTMETSPTMGQPDPETYGILLYQDVGTVAASDLKGVAKYLTTYLREHSENLENIDKFAKEISLLLQKEVFLGLKKGLYKSVQKQEGSFANFYGHKLESEKIQKEYLSLREADSDLPPWEEILKIFSKHGTYHQVNFIHGDLNPENLLVWENERGFLSCKLIDFGEVIPKKRENFTPLFWDFSRLMGEMILNFVEEMLPLPNSSESEKFDSNKSPLRIGEGQHESIPQEGKNRGEVILNEFWAKVESHFKGEKIPAKTPMDFIVRIYVSTLFDFINEAKSGMKDLRRSEVIQDYLQSQILFFIFFNKFSKEKKEKRLFGVKLALKLHEFSERGELALTSLIHSLEQFYFQFSGAIKKNAKPQIGPLPDAISPFMGLKAFHEKDKEFFFGREKFTEELVNAVQEKPIVALAGASGSGKSSVVYAGVIPKLREQGYLIYKFRPGVNPYLSAVNCLRNSKMDTIPQRRDARRASSVKNEFPNPEIELSSEIGRLSSELGRSPLELGRSPLELGRSPNVPTGDNLTGLIREILKSNPNKKLFLLGDQFEEMFTLSEDSDKKEALGLAVLEMAKEFPDRFRFFITIRSDFWTRLLEDNSFSSVVGDSGANSQLGKRFFLSPMTLEELRSVIEKPLAVETHTHASLRIQEGLTDLILTSISKEPGSLPLLEFCLEELWKKQVDFTLTYDAYKEIGEVKGALATYADHIYNGFQDSEKEQLKKIMLQLVQPGQGTEDTRRIALVEEVVSGGLGSGHSMDSGLKPTVLKLTDLRLITTGTNEEGKQTLEVVHEALIREWKTLREWINADREFRVWQEKVRYAEKEWSSEGKEAEQLLAGSALVTAEDWYSKRKADLGLKEIEYIEKSVEERNRIQREKEEAKEHERQRELDAQKKKKRFTQVIAITSAAAAVMAIVLSWWALGQKAEAVANGLKAEALVLNNNYENNKDYAISYFEMLTVAFKASEVSDKFSIQKLNVLSTLYNFIYQPMSSEFYSKYKDSVKKFSFKERLGLLRHSSSVNSVSFSKDGKYLASGSDDKTIKIWDLENAKEMKSLTGHSDSVNSVSFSPDGKYLASGSWDNTIKIWDLENAKEMKSLTGHSDSVNSVSFSPDGKYLASGSVDKTIKIWDLEIESILPLACEKLQNNMEHWVLLKDKSPVPVKEVEQNQKKCKEILAKKPKLEKSGEEYKHLAEARNYLIESGKVEKEEDKKQKLENAISNLKEAVKVNPNFALAKSELENIYFKSENPDLALEYFPEKEYFYLKRARKSDDTEKKIADYQEALKINSKLIVAKSELARIYFDAGKEKEAFELVKEKEYLYLYRARKTYDKEKKIADYLEALKINSKLQPAKVELAKIYIQKGNEFSEKKEYANAIAEFSKAIDLRPDHAIYYDYRGDAYYANKEIPKAIDDYETFLDLEKSDHNRMNEETKKFLTVEEGKTVSKDELKLALDFSKKSLELSPDNPDYLNTLAEIYLKLGDKSNARKASDQAKKIAEEKNDTELLKGILEREGKLK from the coding sequence ATGGCAAATATCCAGAATATCGAAAAAATACCTTCTGAATTACAAGACCTAGTTGCAGCGGGTCTTTCTTCTGCATTAGAGCGCGGTAAATTAGGAAACACACCGATTGATTTTTTTCAAATTGAAAATTCTCTCTCCGGCGGAAAAACAGGAGCGGCAGTTCTTGTGGCGCGGTATGGAATTAGTGGGAAAGAAAAAACGGGTTCGACTTTTATTCGTGTGCTAAAAATCGCCCCCAAAGATGTTTGCCAATCCGAAAACGAAGGTTACGAAAAAACCAAAGAAACCCTCCTAGATATTTTCAGTCAGGTAGAATATTTTCCATCGGATGAGTTTGTATATACAGAAACCCATCATACCGACAAAGACCATCGTAGGGACGAAGCCCAACGTAGGGACGAAGCCCAACGTAGGGACGAGACCCAACGTAGGGACTTGATTAATCAAGTCCTTACGTTGGGCGTCCCTACGACGATGGAGACATCGCCTACGATGGGGCAACCAGATCCAGAAACATACGGCATCCTTCTCTACCAAGATGTGGGAACGGTAGCCGCAAGCGACTTAAAAGGTGTGGCAAAGTATCTAACGACTTATCTTAGGGAACATTCGGAAAACTTAGAGAATATTGATAAGTTTGCGAAGGAAATTTCTTTGCTTCTCCAAAAGGAAGTTTTCTTAGGATTAAAAAAAGGTCTCTACAAATCAGTCCAAAAACAAGAAGGCAGTTTTGCTAACTTTTATGGTCATAAATTAGAATCAGAAAAAATCCAAAAAGAATATCTTTCTTTACGTGAGGCAGATTCCGATTTGCCGCCGTGGGAGGAAATACTAAAAATCTTTTCCAAACACGGAACTTATCATCAGGTGAACTTTATCCACGGAGATTTGAATCCCGAAAATCTATTGGTCTGGGAAAATGAAAGAGGATTTCTATCCTGTAAACTCATCGACTTCGGAGAAGTAATTCCCAAAAAAAGAGAAAATTTCACGCCCTTGTTCTGGGATTTTTCTAGGCTAATGGGAGAGATGATTTTGAATTTTGTGGAGGAGATGTTACCTCTCCCCAATTCTTCTGAGAGTGAAAAATTTGATTCGAATAAGTCCCCTCTCCGAATCGGAGAGGGGCAACATGAAAGCATTCCACAAGAAGGAAAAAATCGGGGAGAGGTAATCCTAAACGAATTCTGGGCAAAGGTGGAATCGCATTTCAAAGGAGAAAAAATTCCGGCAAAAACTCCGATGGATTTTATTGTAAGAATTTATGTTTCTACACTTTTTGATTTTATCAACGAAGCCAAAAGTGGGATGAAGGATTTAAGAAGATCAGAGGTAATTCAAGATTATCTCCAGAGCCAGATTTTATTCTTTATCTTTTTCAATAAATTTTCAAAAGAAAAAAAGGAAAAGAGGTTATTCGGTGTAAAACTCGCACTTAAACTCCATGAATTTTCCGAGAGAGGAGAACTGGCGTTAACCAGTTTGATTCATTCTTTAGAACAATTTTATTTTCAATTCTCCGGTGCGATTAAAAAGAACGCCAAACCCCAAATAGGACCTTTGCCAGATGCCATTTCTCCTTTTATGGGATTAAAGGCATTCCACGAAAAAGACAAAGAATTCTTTTTTGGTCGAGAAAAATTCACAGAAGAACTAGTAAACGCAGTCCAAGAAAAACCAATCGTTGCGCTCGCCGGAGCATCCGGTAGCGGCAAATCCTCCGTAGTCTACGCGGGTGTAATTCCCAAATTACGAGAACAGGGATATTTGATTTATAAATTTCGTCCGGGGGTTAATCCTTATTTGTCGGCGGTGAATTGTTTACGTAATTCGAAAATGGATACCATTCCACAACGTAGGGACGCGCGGCGCGCATCCTCCGTAAAAAATGAATTCCCAAATCCGGAAATTGAATTATCGTCAGAAATTGGACGTTTATCGTCAGAATTAGGACGTTCGCCGTTAGAATTAGGACGTTCACCGTTAGAATTAGGACGTTCGCCGAACGTCCCTACGGGGGATAATTTAACGGGATTAATCCGTGAAATTCTCAAATCCAATCCCAATAAAAAATTGTTTTTATTGGGGGATCAATTTGAAGAAATGTTTACGCTTTCGGAGGATTCGGACAAGAAAGAGGCTTTGGGGCTTGCGGTTTTGGAGATGGCGAAAGAATTTCCAGACCGGTTTCGATTTTTTATTACCATTCGATCTGATTTTTGGACTAGGCTTTTAGAGGATAATTCCTTTTCTTCTGTGGTGGGAGATTCTGGGGCAAACAGCCAATTAGGGAAACGTTTTTTCTTGAGTCCTATGACTTTGGAAGAACTTCGTTCTGTTATAGAAAAACCATTAGCTGTCGAGACGCATACCCATGCGTCTTTACGAATCCAGGAAGGGTTAACCGATCTTATCCTCACATCCATTTCCAAAGAACCTGGTAGTCTTCCTCTTTTGGAATTCTGTCTTGAAGAACTCTGGAAAAAACAAGTTGATTTCACTCTCACCTACGACGCCTACAAAGAAATCGGCGAAGTAAAAGGAGCATTAGCCACCTATGCAGATCATATCTACAACGGATTCCAAGATTCCGAAAAAGAGCAGCTAAAGAAGATTATGCTCCAACTAGTCCAACCAGGTCAAGGAACGGAGGATACCCGTCGTATTGCGCTGGTGGAGGAGGTTGTCTCTGGTGGATTAGGCAGTGGTCACAGTATGGACAGTGGGTTGAAACCCACTGTCTTAAAGTTAACCGATCTCCGACTTATCACAACCGGAACCAACGAAGAAGGCAAACAAACGCTGGAAGTGGTGCATGAGGCATTGATACGGGAATGGAAAACTCTACGAGAGTGGATCAACGCAGACCGTGAGTTTCGAGTTTGGCAGGAGAAGGTGCGTTATGCGGAGAAGGAGTGGAGTTCTGAGGGCAAGGAAGCGGAACAACTGCTTGCAGGAAGTGCTCTGGTTACTGCGGAAGATTGGTATTCTAAACGAAAAGCGGATTTGGGTTTAAAAGAAATTGAATACATCGAAAAAAGTGTAGAAGAACGAAATCGAATCCAGAGAGAAAAAGAAGAGGCAAAAGAGCACGAGCGACAAAGAGAACTAGACGCCCAGAAAAAAAAGAAACGCTTCACGCAGGTGATTGCGATAACCTCTGCGGCGGCGGCTGTGATGGCAATCGTTTTAAGTTGGTGGGCGCTGGGTCAAAAAGCAGAAGCAGTGGCAAACGGACTGAAGGCGGAAGCCTTAGTTTTAAATAACAATTATGAAAATAATAAAGATTATGCGATTAGTTATTTTGAAATGCTTACAGTGGCTTTCAAGGCAAGTGAAGTATCAGATAAATTTTCTATTCAAAAATTGAATGTATTGTCGACTTTGTACAATTTTATCTACCAACCAATGTCCTCTGAGTTTTATTCTAAATACAAGGATTCGGTAAAAAAATTCTCCTTCAAAGAAAGATTAGGATTACTCCGACATTCTTCTTCTGTCAACAGTGTAAGTTTTTCCAAGGATGGTAAATATCTCGCCTCGGGTTCAGATGATAAGACTATTAAAATTTGGGATTTAGAGAACGCTAAAGAAATGAAATCTTTAACTGGACATTCTGATTCTGTCAACAGTGTAAGTTTTTCCCCTGATGGTAAATATCTCGCCTCGGGTTCATGGGATAATACTATTAAAATTTGGGATTTAGAGAACGCTAAAGAAATGAAATCTTTAACTGGACATTCTGATTCTGTCAACAGTGTAAGTTTTTCCCCTGATGGTAAATATCTCGCCTCGGGTTCAGTTGATAAGACTATTAAAATTTGGGATTTAGAGATAGAGTCTATTCTCCCTCTCGCCTGTGAGAAACTGCAGAACAATATGGAGCACTGGGTGCTTTTAAAAGACAAGTCTCCTGTACCTGTAAAAGAAGTAGAGCAAAATCAAAAAAAATGCAAAGAGATTCTAGCTAAAAAACCAAAGTTGGAAAAGTCGGGAGAGGAATATAAGCATTTGGCGGAGGCGAGGAACTATTTAATAGAATCCGGCAAAGTAGAAAAAGAGGAAGATAAAAAACAAAAACTAGAAAATGCCATTTCGAATTTAAAAGAAGCAGTAAAGGTAAATCCTAATTTTGCCCTCGCAAAATCTGAATTGGAAAATATTTATTTCAAATCAGAAAATCCAGATTTAGCACTGGAATATTTTCCTGAGAAGGAATACTTTTATTTAAAACGAGCAAGAAAAAGCGACGACACAGAAAAGAAAATCGCAGACTACCAAGAAGCATTAAAAATTAATTCCAAACTTATAGTGGCAAAGAGCGAGTTAGCGCGTATTTATTTTGATGCAGGAAAAGAAAAAGAAGCCTTTGAACTAGTCAAAGAAAAAGAATATTTGTATCTCTATCGTGCGAGAAAAACCTATGACAAAGAAAAGAAAATTGCAGACTACCTAGAAGCATTGAAAATTAATTCCAAACTCCAACCGGCAAAAGTGGAATTAGCAAAAATTTATATCCAAAAAGGAAACGAATTTTCCGAGAAAAAAGAATACGCGAACGCCATCGCTGAATTTTCCAAAGCAATCGATCTACGACCCGACCACGCGATTTATTACGATTACCGAGGCGACGCCTACTATGCCAACAAAGAAATCCCAAAAGCCATAGACGACTACGAAACCTTTTTAGACTTAGAAAAAAGCGATCACAATCGTATGAACGAGGAAACAAAAAAATTCCTGACTGTAGAAGAAGGCAAAACTGTTTCTAAAGACGAACTTAAACTCGCTTTAGATTTCTCCAAAAAAAGTTTAGAACTAAGTCCGGATAATCCAGATTACCTCAACACTCTCGCTGAGATTTATCTCAAGTTAGGCGATAAGTCGAACGCCAGAAAAGCCAGTGACCAAGCTAAGAAGATTGCAGAGGAGAAGAATGATACGGAGTTGCTCAAGGGGATTTTGGAGAGGGAGGGGAAGTTGAAGTAG
- the sucC gene encoding ADP-forming succinate--CoA ligase subunit beta, whose product MKIHEYQAKEVLRRHKVSVPFGVVIDKKEEGPKAFEEVSKLSPVVVVKAQIHAGGRGKGGGVKVTKTKDDALNAIDKILGMQLITHQTGPEGKKVLKVYLEQGIDIDKEFYISLLLDRSAKKTIVMASREGGMDIEEVAEKHPEKITKIAIDTGVGLQPNQAREIAFSLGLSGDAIKSAVPFFMALYDAYMKEDCSLLEINPLILTKQNQIIAGDCKMTFDDNAGFRHADNVAFHDKTEEDPLELQAAEFNLNYVKLDGNIGCMVNGAGLAMATMDIIKLAGAEPANFLDVGGGANVVTVTNGFKIILGDPNVKAIFVNIFGGIVRCDRVALGIVEAAKAVNIKVPLMVRLKGTNAEEGKKILADSGLTIVVADELLDAAEKIPKLLGK is encoded by the coding sequence ATGAAAATTCACGAATACCAGGCAAAAGAAGTATTACGCAGACATAAAGTCAGTGTTCCATTCGGTGTTGTAATCGACAAAAAGGAAGAAGGGCCTAAGGCTTTTGAAGAAGTTTCCAAACTTTCTCCCGTTGTTGTAGTTAAAGCGCAAATCCACGCCGGCGGGCGAGGAAAAGGTGGCGGTGTAAAAGTCACTAAAACCAAAGATGATGCGTTAAACGCAATAGACAAGATCTTAGGTATGCAACTTATTACCCACCAAACTGGACCGGAAGGTAAAAAAGTTCTAAAAGTTTATTTAGAACAAGGCATTGATATTGATAAAGAATTTTATATCAGCCTACTTTTAGATCGCTCCGCTAAGAAAACAATTGTTATGGCTTCTCGTGAAGGTGGAATGGATATAGAGGAAGTTGCAGAGAAACATCCTGAAAAAATTACCAAAATAGCAATAGATACTGGCGTGGGACTACAACCAAACCAAGCGCGGGAAATCGCGTTTAGCCTCGGACTGTCTGGAGATGCAATTAAATCCGCTGTCCCATTTTTTATGGCTTTGTATGATGCCTATATGAAAGAGGATTGTTCTCTACTAGAGATTAACCCCCTAATTCTAACCAAACAAAATCAAATCATCGCTGGTGATTGCAAAATGACTTTCGATGACAATGCTGGTTTCCGTCATGCGGATAACGTAGCTTTCCATGATAAAACAGAAGAGGATCCTTTAGAATTACAAGCAGCTGAGTTTAATCTCAATTATGTGAAACTAGATGGAAACATTGGTTGTATGGTGAATGGCGCAGGTCTTGCGATGGCAACAATGGACATTATCAAACTTGCTGGTGCTGAACCTGCTAACTTCCTAGATGTGGGCGGTGGAGCAAATGTTGTAACCGTAACAAATGGTTTTAAAATTATATTAGGAGATCCTAATGTAAAAGCAATCTTTGTAAATATCTTTGGTGGAATTGTAAGATGTGATAGAGTTGCTCTAGGTATCGTCGAAGCAGCAAAAGCGGTTAATATTAAAGTGCCTCTCATGGTTCGTTTAAAAGGAACCAACGCAGAGGAAGGCAAAAAAATTCTAGCAGACAGTGGTCTTACTATTGTTGTTGCGGACGAATTATTAGACGCAGCAGAAAAAATCCCAAAGTTATTGGGTAAATAA
- the sucD gene encoding succinate--CoA ligase subunit alpha: MSVLIDKNTKIVVQGITGKEGSFHTTQMIEYNTPFGSKVVAGVTPGKGGTKSEHGVAVFNTLKDAMNNEGANVSVIFVPPAFAADAILEGIFAEIPLIICITEGIPVHDMTRVYSVLKGSKTRLVGPNCPGVISPGKCKIGIMPGFIHKEGRIGVVSKSGTLTYEAVGQLTNNGLGQSTCIGIGGDPIIGMSHIEALALLNADPDTDGIIMIGEIGGTAEEEAAAYVKANIKKPVVGFIAGQTAPPGKRMGHAGAIISGGMGTAQSKMAAMKDAGIHVCVSPADMGATMKKVLGK, encoded by the coding sequence ATGTCAGTTTTAATAGATAAAAATACTAAAATCGTAGTACAAGGGATCACAGGCAAAGAAGGATCTTTTCATACTACTCAAATGATTGAATACAACACTCCGTTTGGCTCTAAAGTAGTAGCCGGTGTTACACCCGGAAAAGGTGGAACTAAAAGTGAACACGGAGTGGCCGTTTTTAATACTTTAAAAGATGCAATGAATAATGAAGGTGCTAACGTTAGTGTAATCTTTGTTCCTCCTGCTTTTGCGGCTGACGCAATTTTAGAAGGTATTTTTGCTGAAATTCCTCTCATTATTTGTATTACAGAGGGAATTCCAGTTCACGATATGACTCGCGTTTACAGCGTTTTAAAAGGATCAAAAACACGTCTTGTGGGACCAAACTGCCCAGGAGTAATTAGCCCTGGTAAATGCAAAATCGGTATTATGCCAGGTTTCATTCACAAAGAGGGGCGTATAGGCGTTGTTTCCAAATCAGGAACGTTAACCTATGAAGCAGTCGGCCAATTAACAAATAATGGTTTAGGTCAGTCTACTTGTATTGGAATCGGGGGAGACCCGATTATTGGAATGAGTCATATTGAAGCACTTGCTCTCCTAAATGCAGATCCAGACACGGATGGAATAATAATGATAGGAGAAATTGGAGGAACAGCTGAAGAAGAAGCTGCTGCCTATGTAAAGGCTAACATTAAAAAGCCGGTCGTAGGATTTATTGCAGGTCAAACTGCACCTCCAGGAAAACGTATGGGTCATGCAGGAGCTATCATTAGTGGTGGCATGGGAACCGCTCAATCCAAAATGGCAGCTATGAAAGATGCAGGAATTCACGTGTGTGTATCACCTGCTGACATGGGAGCAACCATGAAAAAAGTTTTAGGAAAATAG